The Chloroflexota bacterium genome segment GCGCGGGGAAGTCCGTGTGCCCCAGTCCCAGGCCTGCGCGGTTGGAATCGGCCACGTGGAACAAGAACAGCCGCCCGTCGGCGTGGTCAATGGCCTGCGCCGGGTTCGACTCCTCAATGTTCATGTGGTAGGCGTCCAGCAGGATGCCGACGGAGGGGTGCGCCACAGCCTGCACGAATTCCACCGCCTGCGCCGCAGTGTTCAGGAGGTGGCTTTCGTAGCGGTTGAGCACCTCCATGGCAATTCGTACGCCCGCTTCGGCGGCGCGCGGGGCCAGCGCGGCCACGCCGCCCAACAGGTAGCCGTACTCTTCGGCCTGCGACGCGATGGCACGGACGCGACCCACTGCGCCGTGGCAGGACACGACGGGGCAGCCGATGTCGTGCGCGAAGTCAATCAGGCGGCGGTAGTAGTCCAGGGCGCTTCGGCGGATGGCCGCGTCGGGGTGCGCCAAGTCCACGTTCTCGGGCGTCAGCGACAGCACCGCGAGGCCGGTTTGGCGGCAGATGGCGCGGATTGCATCCGGACGATGGGCCTGCAGGTCGCCCATCAGTTCCAGCCCATCATAGCCCATGCCGGCGACCGTATCGGCGATTCGGTCAATGGGCATGTCGCCGAATATCCATGTGCAGACGCCAAATCTCACGGGTGGCCTCCTTGCCAGGGTGGTTGTGCCTGGTTCACTTGGGCGCGCCGGTGGACTCGCGCACCACCAGGGTCGGCTCAATCGTAACGTCCTGCACGTCGTCGGCGCCGTTCAGCAGGCGCAAGAGCATCTCCATCGCCATGCAGCCCATGTCGTACTTGCGCTGGCGGATCGTCGTGAGCGGAGGGTCCAGGTACTCCACGATGGGGATGTCGTCATAGCCCACGACGGAGATATCGTCGGGAACGCGTATGCCCATGCGCTTGAGCGCGCGGATGGTCCCGATGGCGGTCATGTCGTTGTAGCAGAAGATGGCGGTGGGGTGCGCTCCTTGGGACATCAGCCGGGCCGTTGCCTCCATGGCTGCTGCGGGTCTCCCATCGCCGTCGGCCAGCAGCGCCGGGTCAAGGGCAATACCGCGAGACTCCAGGGCCATGCGGTACCCGTTCATTCGCGCCTGGCTTGAGTTGACGTTGTTGGGCGACGCGATGTAGGCGATGCGGGTGTGGCCCAGCGACAGGAGGTGCTCGGTGGCGATCTGCCCGCCGCGCAGGTCGTCTGTCCCGATGGAGTACACGTACTGGCCGGTCTGCTGATTGTTGATGAGGACGATGGGCACGCCGAAGTCCTCCAGGAGCGGCAGGTACAGGTCGCCGATGCGCGAGGCGGTTACGATGATGCCGTCCACGCGCTTCTCGCGCAGCGCCTTCACTGCGGCGAGTTCGCGGCGCGGTTCGGCGTTGGAGTTGCACAGGATGATGGTGTAGCCGTGGTTCTGGCCCGTTTCCTCCAGACCGCGCACGATTTCGGAGACGAATGGGTCGGCGATGGTGGTAACGACGACGCCGACGGTCTGCGTTCGGCGGGTTACCAGGCTCCTGGCGAGGGCGTGAGGGCTGTAGCCCATC includes the following:
- a CDS encoding sugar phosphate isomerase/epimerase → MRFGVCTWIFGDMPIDRIADTVAGMGYDGLELMGDLQAHRPDAIRAICRQTGLAVLSLTPENVDLAHPDAAIRRSALDYYRRLIDFAHDIGCPVVSCHGAVGRVRAIASQAEEYGYLLGGVAALAPRAAEAGVRIAMEVLNRYESHLLNTAAQAVEFVQAVAHPSVGILLDAYHMNIEESNPAQAIDHADGRLFLFHVADSNRAGLGLGHTDFPALAAALKRIGYAGDIIVECTASGPDPFTPVKGEGWREQLGEYLRRSREYLQQHFA
- a CDS encoding LacI family DNA-binding transcriptional regulator, whose amino-acid sequence is MGVSIKDIARAAGVSHSTVSRALADSPLVKEETRERIKQLAKEMGYSPHALARSLVTRRTQTVGVVVTTIADPFVSEIVRGLEETGQNHGYTIILCNSNAEPRRELAAVKALREKRVDGIIVTASRIGDLYLPLLEDFGVPIVLINNQQTGQYVYSIGTDDLRGGQIATEHLLSLGHTRIAYIASPNNVNSSQARMNGYRMALESRGIALDPALLADGDGRPAAAMEATARLMSQGAHPTAIFCYNDMTAIGTIRALKRMGIRVPDDISVVGYDDIPIVEYLDPPLTTIRQRKYDMGCMAMEMLLRLLNGADDVQDVTIEPTLVVRESTGAPK